One window of the Nocardia terpenica genome contains the following:
- a CDS encoding 3-oxoacyl-ACP synthase III family protein produces the protein MNNYGSSIISLIDVGSYLPENVISAEYFAQYANPQAFTSNSLFKAPRLRHYIAADESPADMAEQAVAPIIARHGRGILSEIDILIMHTALPETPFVGNGGDVAARLGISPEWLIDLHNGGCAAFVYAMKLAGQLLVSTEARTALIVTVTNVAGQVYAQEQVRSKPQAVGPGDGAGAGLLVKCAQSPILGIEARHRPEFAGEMAVVADPPRKYWEAGSGQVHLAYPESMVEEVLARGNRMLPEAANAVCDRIGIPPQELDFLVTSQPNRLYMKNWREALLLPPERHLDSYDECGNLFAASIPVTFDRAVADGRVAAGSIVMFAGFAHYGDLTAAAAVRWGGR, from the coding sequence ATGAACAACTACGGATCATCGATAATTAGCCTGATCGATGTAGGAAGTTATCTCCCGGAGAATGTAATCTCTGCAGAATATTTTGCACAGTATGCTAACCCTCAAGCGTTTACCTCAAATTCTTTGTTCAAGGCTCCGAGACTCCGGCACTATATCGCGGCAGATGAATCACCCGCAGACATGGCCGAGCAAGCGGTCGCCCCGATTATTGCCCGTCACGGCAGGGGGATACTAAGTGAGATCGATATTCTAATAATGCATACCGCGTTACCGGAGACTCCTTTCGTCGGGAACGGTGGTGATGTCGCTGCCCGCCTGGGTATTTCCCCAGAGTGGTTGATCGACCTACATAATGGCGGCTGCGCTGCGTTCGTGTACGCGATGAAACTGGCTGGCCAGCTGCTGGTCAGCACCGAGGCACGAACAGCGCTGATCGTCACTGTGACGAATGTGGCCGGTCAGGTTTATGCCCAGGAGCAGGTACGTAGCAAACCGCAGGCCGTGGGCCCCGGTGACGGTGCTGGCGCCGGTCTTCTCGTGAAGTGCGCACAGTCTCCGATTCTTGGGATCGAAGCCCGTCACCGCCCTGAATTCGCCGGAGAGATGGCCGTTGTTGCCGATCCACCGCGTAAATATTGGGAGGCCGGTTCTGGGCAAGTGCATCTCGCCTATCCTGAATCGATGGTAGAGGAGGTGCTCGCGCGTGGTAATCGAATGTTGCCCGAAGCAGCTAATGCTGTCTGTGATCGTATCGGGATCCCACCGCAGGAGTTAGATTTCCTAGTGACCAGCCAGCCGAACCGCCTGTATATGAAGAACTGGCGCGAAGCACTCTTGTTGCCTCCGGAGCGCCATCTGGATAGCTATGACGAATGCGGAAATCTGTTCGCGGCAAGCATTCCTGTCACCTTCGACCGTGCTGTCGCCGACGGTCGGGTCGCCGCAGGATCAATCGTCATGTTCGCCGGATTCGCCCACTACGGCGATTTGACCGCAGCCGCGGCCGTGCGCTGGGGTGGTCGCTAA